The proteins below come from a single Rhizobium tropici CIAT 899 genomic window:
- a CDS encoding 3-deoxy-manno-octulosonate cytidylyltransferase, producing the protein MLMGFSHIVLVANSDAVDIASLQAQFPQTALFVFFNKVYKVLDRPFHGHSLLISRGQPRGANIVYRGEVGEVVKFFPKEYFLGIMNIRLGPEEKLNPAADFQGAPTGHLDLVGFCSDFYTEGKTPTSGFAMALWLSDLKLPGAIVLAGFSARRSQKWRVVSAHDWSFEQTFLRLFARLGKITIHGGVALNPYISLAQRFTEVPPAEIALAAAEVLSERLGNTDTEIDKLISLTNVIRSADNFMRRLRPKFLKRKPKGSPGE; encoded by the coding sequence ATGTTGATGGGGTTTTCCCATATCGTCCTGGTCGCCAATAGTGATGCAGTCGATATCGCAAGCCTGCAGGCGCAGTTTCCGCAGACGGCGCTCTTCGTCTTCTTCAACAAGGTCTACAAGGTTCTGGATCGCCCGTTCCATGGGCATTCGCTGCTGATCTCGCGCGGGCAGCCGCGCGGTGCCAACATCGTCTATCGCGGCGAAGTGGGCGAGGTCGTCAAATTCTTTCCGAAGGAATATTTCCTCGGCATCATGAACATCCGCCTCGGACCGGAGGAGAAGCTCAATCCCGCCGCTGATTTCCAGGGAGCGCCGACCGGCCACCTTGATCTCGTGGGCTTCTGCTCGGATTTCTACACGGAGGGCAAGACGCCGACGAGCGGCTTTGCCATGGCGCTCTGGCTCAGCGACCTGAAACTGCCCGGCGCGATCGTGCTTGCGGGTTTCTCGGCCAGACGCAGCCAGAAGTGGAGGGTGGTTTCCGCCCATGATTGGAGCTTCGAGCAGACCTTCCTGCGCCTATTTGCCCGATTGGGGAAGATCACCATCCATGGTGGGGTCGCACTGAACCCCTATATCAGCCTTGCCCAGCGCTTCACGGAAGTTCCGCCGGCCGAGATTGCTTTGGCCGCGGCTGAGGTTTTGTCGGAGCGACTGGGCAATACCGACACCGAAATAGATAAGCTGATCTCCCTGACCAATGTGATTCGCTCCGCGGATAACTTCATGCGTCGCCTCAGGCCGAAATTTCTCAAGCGCAAGCCGAAAGGCTCTCCCGGAGAATAA
- the secE gene encoding preprotein translocase subunit SecE yields MASKTNPLAFLRQVRSETSKITWPSRRETMISTVMVLVMVVFASLFFFAADQLIGWILGYVLNTGN; encoded by the coding sequence ATGGCATCCAAAACGAATCCACTAGCGTTTCTGCGGCAGGTGCGCTCCGAGACGTCGAAAATCACTTGGCCCTCACGCCGCGAGACGATGATCTCGACGGTGATGGTGCTCGTCATGGTCGTTTTCGCTTCGCTGTTTTTCTTTGCTGCTGACCAGCTCATTGGCTGGATTCTCGGCTACGTGCTGAATACCGGCAATTGA
- the nusG gene encoding transcription termination/antitermination protein NusG yields MAARWYIVHAYSNFEKKVAESIEEKARQKGLEHLFEKILVPTEKVVEVRRGRKVDSERKFFPGYVLVRANLTDEAYHLIKNTPKVTGFLGSDNKPVPIPDYEAERILGQVQEGVERPKASVSFEIGEQVRVSDGPFASFNGTVQDVDEERSRLKVEVSIFGRATPVELEYSQVEKV; encoded by the coding sequence ATGGCGGCACGTTGGTACATCGTCCACGCTTATTCTAATTTCGAAAAGAAGGTGGCTGAATCCATTGAGGAGAAGGCCAGGCAGAAGGGTCTTGAGCATCTGTTCGAGAAGATTCTTGTGCCGACGGAAAAGGTTGTAGAGGTTCGTCGCGGTCGCAAGGTCGACAGCGAGCGCAAGTTCTTCCCGGGTTACGTGCTCGTGCGCGCCAATCTGACGGATGAAGCCTACCACCTGATCAAGAATACGCCGAAGGTCACAGGCTTCCTCGGTTCCGACAATAAGCCCGTTCCGATTCCGGATTATGAAGCCGAGCGCATTCTCGGTCAGGTTCAGGAGGGCGTCGAGCGGCCGAAGGCTTCCGTATCCTTCGAGATCGGCGAGCAGGTCCGTGTTTCCGATGGTCCGTTCGCATCGTTCAACGGCACGGTTCAGGATGTGGACGAAGAGCGTTCGCGCCTGAAGGTGGAAGTGTCGATTTTCGGCCGCGCTACGCCGGTCGAGCTGGAGTACAGCCAGGTCGAGAAGGTCTGA
- the rplK gene encoding 50S ribosomal protein L11 — protein MAKKVAGQLKLQVKAGSANPSPPIGPALGQRGINIMEFCKAFNAATQEMEKGMPIPVVITYYQDKSFTFIMKQPPVSYFLKKEAKIQSGSKTPGKGAKAGTLTKAQVKAIAEAKMKDLNAADIEGAMAMIEGSARAMGLEVVG, from the coding sequence ATGGCTAAGAAAGTTGCAGGCCAGCTCAAGCTGCAGGTCAAGGCCGGCTCGGCGAATCCGTCGCCGCCGATCGGTCCTGCGCTTGGTCAGCGTGGCATTAACATCATGGAATTCTGCAAGGCGTTCAATGCCGCCACGCAGGAAATGGAAAAGGGTATGCCGATCCCGGTCGTCATCACCTACTACCAGGACAAGTCCTTCACCTTCATCATGAAGCAGCCGCCGGTCAGCTACTTCCTGAAGAAGGAAGCGAAGATCCAGTCCGGCTCGAAGACCCCGGGCAAGGGCGCCAAGGCTGGCACCCTGACCAAGGCTCAGGTCAAGGCAATTGCCGAAGCCAAGATGAAGGATCTGAACGCCGCCGATATCGAAGGCGCAATGGCCATGATCGAGGGCTCTGCCCGCGCCATGGGCCTGGAAGTGGTAGGTTAA
- the rplA gene encoding 50S ribosomal protein L1, translating into MVAKRIQKIREGVDPTKLYALDLAINMVKERAVAKFDETVEISMNLGVDPRHADQMVRGVVNLPNGTGRTVRVAVFARGAKADEAKAAGADIVGAEDLVEIVQGGKIDFDRCIATPDMMPLVGRLGKVLGPRGMMPNPKVGTVTMDVKAAVEASKGGAVEFRVEKAGIVHAGIGKASFDAKALEENIRAFADAVIKAKPAGAKGNYVKRVAISSTMGPGVKIEPSSVTAPSA; encoded by the coding sequence ATGGTAGCAAAGCGTATTCAGAAGATCCGTGAAGGCGTTGATCCGACCAAGCTTTATGCCCTGGATCTGGCCATCAACATGGTCAAGGAACGTGCCGTCGCCAAGTTCGACGAAACCGTCGAAATCTCGATGAACCTCGGCGTTGATCCGCGTCACGCCGACCAGATGGTTCGCGGCGTCGTCAACCTGCCGAACGGCACCGGCCGTACGGTTCGTGTTGCCGTCTTCGCTCGTGGCGCCAAGGCCGACGAAGCCAAGGCTGCCGGTGCTGACATTGTCGGCGCTGAAGACCTGGTCGAAATCGTTCAGGGCGGCAAGATCGATTTCGATCGCTGCATCGCCACCCCGGACATGATGCCGCTGGTCGGTCGTCTCGGTAAGGTTCTCGGCCCGCGTGGCATGATGCCGAACCCGAAGGTCGGCACCGTCACGATGGACGTCAAGGCTGCTGTCGAAGCATCCAAGGGCGGCGCTGTCGAGTTCCGCGTCGAGAAGGCTGGTATCGTCCATGCTGGTATCGGCAAGGCTTCCTTCGACGCCAAGGCTCTGGAAGAAAACATCCGCGCCTTCGCTGACGCCGTCATCAAGGCGAAGCCGGCTGGCGCCAAGGGCAACTACGTCAAGCGCGTAGCGATCTCCTCGACCATGGGTCCGGGCGTCAAGATCGAGCCGTCGTCCGTCACGGCGCCGAGCGCCTGA
- the rplJ gene encoding 50S ribosomal protein L10, translating into MERAEKREFVTELNEVFKASGSVVVAHYAGATVAQMNDFRSKMRAAGGTVKVAKNRLAKIALQGTDAEGISNLFTGQTLIAYSTDPITAPKVVVDFAKGNDKIVVLGGAMGTTTLNAEGVKSLATLPSLDELRAKLLGMIQTPATRIAGVVAAPASQLARVFSAYAKKDEAA; encoded by the coding sequence GTGGAAAGAGCGGAAAAACGCGAATTCGTCACGGAACTGAACGAAGTCTTCAAGGCTTCGGGCTCGGTTGTCGTGGCCCACTATGCTGGTGCTACAGTCGCTCAGATGAACGATTTTCGTTCCAAGATGCGCGCTGCTGGCGGCACCGTCAAAGTCGCGAAGAACCGCCTGGCCAAAATTGCTCTTCAGGGCACGGATGCGGAAGGGATTTCCAATCTCTTCACCGGTCAGACGCTGATCGCATACAGCACTGATCCGATTACCGCTCCGAAGGTCGTCGTGGATTTCGCCAAGGGCAACGACAAGATCGTTGTACTGGGCGGTGCCATGGGAACAACAACGCTCAACGCCGAAGGTGTAAAGTCGCTCGCGACCCTGCCTTCGCTGGACGAGCTGCGCGCGAAGCTGCTGGGCATGATCCAGACTCCGGCTACCCGCATCGCAGGTGTTGTTGCAGCGCCGGCAAGCCAGCTTGCTCGCGTGTTCTCGGCCTACGCCAAGAAGGACGAAGCCGCGTAA
- the rplL gene encoding 50S ribosomal protein L7/L12: MADLAKIVDDLSSLTVLEAAELSKLLEEKWGVSAAAPVAVAAVAGGAGGAAAAAEEEKTEFDVILADAGANKINVIKEVRAITGLGLKEAKDLVEAAPKAVKEAVSKAEAADIKKKLEDAGAKVDVK, from the coding sequence ATGGCTGATCTCGCAAAGATCGTAGACGACCTCTCCTCGCTGACCGTTCTCGAAGCCGCAGAACTGTCGAAGCTTCTCGAAGAAAAGTGGGGCGTTTCCGCCGCTGCTCCGGTAGCTGTTGCTGCCGTTGCCGGTGGTGCTGGCGGCGCTGCTGCAGCTGCTGAAGAAGAAAAGACCGAGTTCGACGTCATCCTCGCTGATGCCGGCGCGAACAAGATCAACGTCATCAAGGAAGTCCGCGCCATCACCGGCCTGGGCCTCAAGGAAGCCAAGGACCTCGTTGAAGCCGCTCCGAAGGCTGTCAAGGAAGCTGTTTCCAAGGCTGAAGCTGCTGACATCAAGAAGAAGCTCGAAGACGCCGGCGCTAAGGTCGACGTTAAGTAA
- the rpoB gene encoding DNA-directed RNA polymerase subunit beta: protein MAQTLSFNGRRRVRKFFGKIPEVAEMPNLIEVQKASYDQFLMVEEPKGGRPDEGLQAVFKSVFPITDFSGASMLEFVSYEFEPPKFDVDECRQRDLTYAAPLKVTLRLIVFDIDEDTGAKSIKDIKEQSVYMGDMPLMTNNGTFIVNGTERVIVSQMHRSPGVFFDHDKGKSHSSGKLLFAARVIPYRGSWLDIEFDAKDIVYARIDRRRKIPVTSLLMALGMDGEEILSTFYTKSLYERSGDGWRIPFKAETLKGAKTVTDMIDADTGEVVVEGGKKLTPRLLRQLQDKGLKALKATDEELYGLFLAEDIVNFQTGEIYLEAGDEIDEKTLPIILKAGFDEIPILGIDHINVGAYIRNTLSADKNENRQDALFDIYRVMRPGEPPTMESAEAMFNSLFFDAERYDLSAVGRVKMNMRLDLDVEDTVRILRKDDILAVVKMLVELRDGKGEIDDIDNLGNRRVRSVGELMENQYRLGLLRMERAIKERMSSIEIDTVMPQDLINAKPAAAAVREFFGSSQLSQFMDQVNPLSEITHKRRLSALGPGGLTRERAGFEVRDVHPTHYGRICPIETPEGPNIGLINSLATFARVNKYGFIESPYRRIIDGKVTNDVLYLSAMEEAKYYVAQANAELDADGSFIEEFVVCRHAGEVMLAPRDNINLMDVSPKQLVSVAAALIPFLENDDANRALMGSNMQRQAVPLLRAEAPFVGTGMEPVVARDSGAAIGARRGGVVDQVDATRIVIRATEDLDPSKSGVDIYRLMKFQRSNQNTCVNQRPLVTVGDVVNKGDILADGPSTDLGDLALGRNVLVAFMPWNGYNYEDSILLSERIVADDVFTSIHIEEFEVMARDTKLGPEEITRDIPNVSEEALKNLDEAGIVYIGAEVQPGDILVGKITPKGESPMTPEEKLLRAIFGEKASDVRDTSMRMPPGTYGTVVEVRVFNRHGVEKDERAMAIEREEIERLAKDRDDEQAILDRNVYGRLVEMLRGQVALAGPKGFKKGTELSNSVVSEYPRSQWWMFAVEDEKVQSELEALRGQYDESKSRLEQRFMDKVEKVQRGDEMPPGVMKMVKVFVAVKRKIQPGDKMAGRHGNKGVVSRIVPVEDMPFLEDGTHVDIVLNPLGVPSRMNVGQILETHLGWACAGMGRQIGELIEAYKASGNIEPLRKTIDLVVGDGPKSDDVHEYDDASVLRLADQWKRGVSIATPVFDGAGEADVNHMLAMAGLKQTGQSTLYDGRTGEQFDRQVTVGYIYMLKLNHLVDDKIHARSIGPYSLVTQQPLGGKAQFGGQRFGEMEVWALEAYGAAYTLQEMLTVKSDDVAGRTKVYEAIVRGDDTFEAGIPESFNVLVKEMRSLGLSVELENSKVDDLQTASQLPDAAE, encoded by the coding sequence ATGGCTCAGACCCTTTCGTTCAACGGTCGCAGGCGCGTACGCAAGTTTTTTGGTAAGATTCCCGAAGTCGCAGAGATGCCGAACCTCATCGAGGTTCAAAAAGCGTCCTACGATCAGTTTCTCATGGTCGAAGAACCCAAGGGCGGCCGCCCGGACGAAGGTCTCCAGGCCGTCTTCAAGTCGGTTTTCCCGATCACCGATTTCTCCGGCGCTTCCATGCTGGAGTTCGTTTCCTATGAATTCGAGCCGCCGAAGTTCGACGTCGACGAGTGCCGCCAGCGCGACCTGACCTATGCAGCGCCGCTGAAGGTGACCCTCCGTCTGATCGTGTTCGATATCGACGAGGATACGGGCGCGAAGTCCATCAAGGACATCAAGGAACAGAGCGTCTACATGGGCGACATGCCGCTCATGACGAACAACGGTACGTTCATCGTGAACGGCACCGAGCGCGTGATCGTGTCGCAGATGCACCGTTCGCCGGGCGTATTCTTCGATCACGACAAGGGCAAGAGCCATTCTTCCGGCAAGCTGCTCTTTGCCGCTCGCGTCATTCCGTATCGCGGCTCGTGGCTTGACATCGAATTCGACGCCAAGGACATCGTCTACGCCCGTATCGACCGTCGCCGCAAGATTCCGGTGACGTCGCTGCTGATGGCACTTGGCATGGACGGCGAAGAAATTCTGTCGACCTTCTACACGAAGTCGCTCTATGAACGTTCCGGCGATGGCTGGCGCATCCCCTTCAAGGCGGAAACGCTCAAGGGCGCCAAGACCGTTACGGACATGATCGATGCCGACACCGGTGAAGTCGTGGTCGAAGGCGGCAAGAAGCTCACGCCGCGCCTGCTGCGCCAGCTGCAGGACAAGGGCCTCAAGGCTCTGAAGGCGACCGACGAAGAGCTGTATGGCCTGTTCCTGGCAGAAGACATCGTCAACTTCCAGACCGGCGAGATCTATCTCGAAGCCGGCGACGAAATCGACGAGAAGACGCTGCCTATCATCCTGAAGGCCGGCTTCGACGAGATCCCGATCCTCGGCATCGACCACATCAATGTCGGCGCCTACATCCGTAATACGCTGTCGGCTGACAAGAACGAGAACCGCCAGGACGCTCTGTTCGACATCTACCGCGTCATGCGTCCGGGTGAGCCGCCGACCATGGAATCGGCCGAAGCCATGTTCAACTCGCTGTTCTTCGATGCGGAGCGTTACGATCTCTCCGCCGTCGGCCGCGTGAAGATGAACATGCGCCTCGACCTCGACGTCGAAGACACCGTCCGCATCCTGCGCAAGGACGACATCCTGGCCGTGGTCAAGATGCTTGTCGAACTGCGTGACGGCAAGGGCGAGATCGACGACATCGACAACCTCGGCAACCGCCGCGTCCGTTCGGTCGGCGAGCTGATGGAAAATCAGTATCGTCTGGGTCTGCTGCGCATGGAGCGTGCGATCAAGGAACGTATGTCCTCGATCGAAATCGACACGGTCATGCCGCAGGATCTGATCAACGCAAAGCCGGCTGCTGCTGCTGTCCGCGAATTCTTCGGCTCCTCGCAGCTGTCGCAGTTCATGGACCAGGTGAACCCGCTTTCGGAAATCACCCACAAGCGCCGTCTTTCGGCTCTCGGCCCGGGTGGTCTGACCCGCGAGCGCGCCGGCTTCGAAGTCCGCGACGTGCATCCGACGCACTACGGGCGTATTTGCCCGATCGAAACGCCGGAAGGTCCGAACATCGGTCTCATCAACTCGCTGGCGACCTTTGCCCGCGTCAACAAGTACGGCTTCATCGAAAGCCCTTATCGCCGCATCATCGACGGTAAGGTGACCAACGACGTGCTCTACCTCTCCGCCATGGAAGAGGCGAAGTACTACGTTGCTCAGGCCAATGCCGAGCTCGACGCCGACGGCTCCTTCATCGAGGAATTCGTCGTTTGCCGTCATGCCGGCGAAGTCATGCTCGCTCCGCGCGACAACATCAACCTGATGGACGTCTCGCCGAAGCAGCTGGTTTCGGTCGCTGCCGCTCTGATCCCGTTCCTGGAAAACGACGACGCCAACCGCGCCCTCATGGGCTCGAACATGCAGCGTCAGGCCGTGCCGCTGCTGCGTGCCGAAGCTCCGTTCGTCGGCACCGGCATGGAGCCGGTCGTCGCGCGTGACTCCGGTGCTGCTATCGGCGCCCGCCGCGGCGGCGTGGTCGACCAGGTCGACGCAACGCGTATCGTTATCCGCGCCACCGAAGACCTCGATCCGTCGAAGTCCGGCGTCGATATCTACCGCCTGATGAAGTTCCAGCGTTCGAACCAGAACACTTGCGTCAACCAGCGTCCGCTGGTCACCGTCGGTGATGTGGTCAACAAGGGCGACATTCTGGCGGACGGTCCGTCGACCGACCTCGGCGATCTGGCTCTCGGCCGCAACGTGCTCGTCGCGTTCATGCCGTGGAACGGCTACAACTACGAAGACTCGATCCTGCTCTCCGAGCGTATCGTTGCCGACGACGTGTTCACCTCCATCCACATCGAAGAATTCGAAGTGATGGCGCGCGACACCAAGCTCGGTCCGGAAGAAATCACCCGCGACATTCCGAACGTTTCGGAAGAAGCGCTGAAGAACCTGGACGAAGCCGGCATCGTTTACATCGGCGCCGAAGTTCAGCCGGGCGATATCCTCGTCGGCAAGATCACGCCGAAGGGCGAAAGCCCGATGACGCCGGAAGAAAAGCTCCTGCGCGCCATCTTCGGTGAAAAGGCATCGGACGTTCGCGATACCTCCATGCGCATGCCGCCCGGCACCTACGGTACGGTCGTCGAAGTTCGCGTCTTCAACCGTCACGGCGTCGAGAAGGACGAACGTGCCATGGCGATCGAGCGCGAAGAGATCGAACGCCTTGCCAAGGACCGTGACGACGAACAGGCGATCCTCGACCGTAACGTCTACGGCCGTCTGGTCGAGATGCTGCGCGGTCAGGTTGCTCTTGCTGGTCCGAAGGGCTTCAAGAAGGGCACGGAACTGTCGAATTCAGTCGTTTCCGAGTATCCGCGTTCGCAGTGGTGGATGTTTGCCGTCGAGGACGAAAAGGTCCAGAGCGAGCTCGAAGCCCTGCGTGGCCAGTACGACGAATCCAAGTCGCGTCTCGAACAGCGCTTCATGGACAAGGTCGAAAAGGTCCAGCGCGGCGACGAAATGCCTCCGGGCGTCATGAAGATGGTCAAGGTCTTCGTCGCTGTTAAACGCAAGATCCAGCCGGGCGACAAGATGGCAGGTCGTCACGGGAACAAGGGCGTGGTCTCGCGCATTGTTCCGGTCGAAGACATGCCGTTCCTTGAAGACGGTACGCATGTCGATATCGTGCTGAACCCGCTGGGCGTTCCCTCGCGTATGAACGTCGGTCAGATTCTCGAAACGCACCTTGGCTGGGCTTGCGCCGGCATGGGTCGTCAGATCGGCGAACTGATCGAAGCCTACAAGGCGAGCGGCAACATCGAACCTCTGCGCAAGACGATCGATCTGGTCGTCGGCGACGGTCCGAAGAGCGACGACGTTCACGAGTATGACGATGCGTCGGTGCTGCGTCTGGCCGATCAATGGAAGCGTGGCGTGTCCATCGCGACCCCGGTCTTCGACGGTGCTGGCGAAGCTGACGTCAACCACATGCTGGCAATGGCAGGTCTCAAGCAGACCGGTCAGTCGACGCTGTACGATGGTCGTACCGGCGAGCAGTTCGACCGCCAGGTCACGGTTGGCTACATCTACATGCTGAAGCTGAACCACCTTGTCGACGACAAGATCCACGCCCGCTCGATCGGTCCGTACTCGCTCGTTACCCAGCAGCCGCTTGGTGGTAAGGCGCAGTTCGGCGGCCAGCGCTTCGGCGAAATGGAAGTCTGGGCGCTCGAAGCTTACGGTGCAGCCTACACGCTGCAGGAAATGCTCACGGTCAAGTCGGACGACGTGGCCGGTCGCACCAAGGTCTACGAAGCCATCGTTCGTGGCGACGACACCTTCGAGGCGGGCATTCCGGAAAGCTTCAACGTTCTCGTCAAGGAAATGCGCTCGCTGGGCCTCAGCGTCGAACTGGAAAACTCCAAGGTCGACGATCTGCAGACGGCAAGCCAGCTTCCGGACGCAGCCGAGTAA